The following nucleotide sequence is from Pseudomonadota bacterium.
GACCCGCAAGCGACCCTGGCGAAGATGCAGGTGGTGCAACGCGCGGCCCTCGCCCCCGCCGAGCCCTCGACGCAGGACATGCGCGTGGCGGCCGACGCCGCACAGAAGGCGGCACAGGCGCGCATGGCCATCATGAAGGAGCACTTCGAAGCGCGGGCCCAGCCGGCCGAGGCCGATGACCGGGCGGACCGGGACCGCGAGACGGACGCCATCGCCGGCAACGCACCGGCCGACCTCGGTCACAAGGCGAAGCAAGCCGTCGACGCCTACGGCACCGCCGACACCGACACGGGCGAGTTCATCGACGTCGCAGCCTGATCACCCTGATACCGCTGCCGGGGTGCCCCGGCGGCAACACCCGTGGCTGCGACGAACCGGGCACGCGACCGGCAAACCAGTCCGAATCACCCACGGGCAGCGGGACGGTGACACCGCACTTGAGTGTTGATCGTACGATAATTTGTTTTTCGTCATATTATTTTGCGATAGGCCTTGGATTGGCTATGCTGCGAGCCTCGATTTCGCCCTCCCGAGCTACCGAATGACACCGCCTCACCGACCCCGCATCGCCGTGCTCGGCGCCGGACTGGTTGGCCGGCGGCACGCTGCGCTGCTGCACGCGTCCGGGCAGCTGCACGCGATCATCGACCCGGACCCACTGAGCCAGCCACTCGCAGCCGACTGCGGCGTACCGCACTTCACGCGACTCGACGCGTGCCTGCGCGCCGACCGCCCCGACGGGCTGATCAACGCAACACCGAACCAACTTCACCGCGAAACGACCGAGTGCGCCCTGCGCGCCGGGGTGCCCACGCTGGTGGAGAAGCCGATCGCCTCGACCACCGAGGACGCCGCGGCCATGGTAGCCGCCAGCGACGCCACCGGCGTGCCGTTGCTGGTCGGCCACCACCGCCGACACAACCCGCTGATCGAGCAGGCCAAAGCCCTGATCGACGCGGGCAGCCTCGGTGAGATCCAGGTCGTACACGCACAGTGCTGGCTCTACAAGCCGGACGACTACTTCGACGCTGCATGGCGTCGAGACAGTGGCGCCGGCCCGGTCTTCATCAACCTGATCCACGACGTCGACCTGTTGCGCCATCTGTGCGGCGAGGTGGTCGATGTGCACGCCCTGCACAGCCGCCACGGCCGGGGCTTTGACGTGGAGGAAACGGCGGGGGCACTGTTGCGCTTCGCCAATGGCGCCCTCGCGACCCTGAGCGTGACCGACACCGTTCCAGCTCCCTGGAGCTGGGAACTCAGCGCGCGCGAGAACCCGGCTTACCCCGCCACCGACGGCTTCTGCTACCTGATTGGCGGCAAAAGTGGCTCGCTGTCACTGCCCGACCTGAACCACTGGCACTACGGCGAGCAGCCACCGAGCTGGTGGGCGCCGATCCAACGGACCCGCTACCCGATCGCATTCGACGAGCCGTTGCAGCGCCAGATCGCGCACTTCAGTCGCGTGATTCGCGGCGACGAAGCGCCGCTGGTCTCCGGTCGAGAGGGCCTCGAAACCCTGCGCGTGATTGAACGGATCAAGGCTGCGGCAGCCGCCAACGAACAGCAAGCCCCAACGAATAGCCAGCACTGACCCTGTCGAGGTACGGCGCGTGGTGCTGCGCGGGGATCACGCGTCGGGCAAGGTGCCCGCGTCGATCGCGTGTTCGATACCGACCGCCACGTGCCGTGAGAGCGTCGATTGCGCGCCCTCGATGTCCCGGTCCAACGCCTGCTGCATCAAGGTCGCGTGGTCGTTTGCCGTGCCCTCACCGCGGCTGGTCAGTGCCAGCATCTGGTAGCGCAAGTAGCGATCAAACACCTGCGCATACGTGTGCATGAGCGTCGCCGACCCGCAGGCGCTGATCAGGGCCTGGTGAAACGCGATATCGTCGCGCTTCCACCGAAGTCGCTGGCTGTCGTCACCGGCGATCACCGCTGCCTCCGAATGCTTCAGTCGGTGGTGCGCCGCGAGCACCCGGGCCTCCCAGTCGACATCGCCGGCCGCAAATGCGAGTCGCAGCGCGTGGTTCTCCAGAAGAATACGCAACTCGCCGACCTCGCGCAGTTCGGTGCGCGACACCGGCGCCACGGCGAAACCCCGGTTGCCCTCCGCCTCGACAAAGCCCTGCATCACCAGCCGCCCCAACACCTCGCGCAACGTGGTGATGCTGACCCCGTACGTGGCCTTTAGCTGGTCCAGTTTCAGCCGCGCGCCCGGTGCCAGGACGCCCGTGAAGACGTCGTCGCGTAGCCGCGTGTAGGCGCGCTCCGCAACAGATAAACCAGTAGTATCACCAGAAACTGTCATGCGAGCCCAACGCAAAAAAAACCGCTCCATTTCATCAGAAATCACTGGCGTGATCCATGGTGAGAGACACCGCACGTCACTGGTCGACAGAAACCTCTCGCGCTTTCCACCTCTCCCATCTGTTCTAGACATCAACCGCTATCACGAGCCGAGGAGCACTGGAGGGTTTAGAGATGAAAAGCAACGAGAATGCGATGTGGTTACCTGGTAAAAGTCCGCATTCCACATCTGACGAATCGTCGGGTAACATGAGCCCCAGATGTGATTTCTTAGTAGGCTATGTAATCGAAACACCCACCTCGGTGCTGTTGTGTAACTCGCTCCTACACACCAAAGTGACCCGTATGACTACACGCCAAAACGCCTCATCAACATCTCTCAGTCAATGGATTCATGTCGGGTGCTTCCGCTTGCAAATCGTGTCCGTCACGGAAGCACCAGGCTCACTTGATGTTTCAAGCTGCATCCCCCCCACGTGGCGTGCGCGCTTCCAACACAGTCGCGTACCCGAGCTGGATAGTGCGTCCAGCCGTTTTGCGGTCAGTCCACGCCGGTAATCTGCGGCAACGGTGCATCGAATCGTCTCACTGCGCCGTCACTGCCAGTCCACACGAGAGATTGCGGGATAGCATGCCTATGAAACGGCTGTCCATCGACAACGGTAGCTGCGACCAATGCAGGCGATTTACTCGGTTGTGTCGCAGTCTGGGCCTGTTGTGCAGCCGAGCGCGTACCTGCATACCGCAGACCAGCGGCAACGCGAAGCGCGTCTTCTAGCCAGTGTTGAGAGGTTGCGCTCAGGCGACGCCAGAAACCACCCAGCCCAGCGGGCACGAGCATTTCTTCACAAGCATCACCGCGACAACAACGGGCACCGACCGCACGCCAGTCTTTGTTCATAACAACCCATCGCTCAACGTGGTCGTAATGTGAAAAATCGCCTTACTGCATGTGCTCATACAATTTTATTTGCCCAGGCTTGCGCCCTCACACAGATGGAAAAATCGTTTTGATCGCCCAAGCTGATTCCGTTGCCTCGGATCAGAGCATACTCGCGTGCAACCAGCAGCCAATGATAAATGCCGAAAATTTAAACCGCTCCAAATTGGCGATGCGATGAACAGTATTCAATTTTTTCCTATTTGATCTCCAATTCGGATTTCTGCTCAGCGTGCTGCGACTCGACA
It contains:
- a CDS encoding Gfo/Idh/MocA family oxidoreductase, translated to MTPPHRPRIAVLGAGLVGRRHAALLHASGQLHAIIDPDPLSQPLAADCGVPHFTRLDACLRADRPDGLINATPNQLHRETTECALRAGVPTLVEKPIASTTEDAAAMVAASDATGVPLLVGHHRRHNPLIEQAKALIDAGSLGEIQVVHAQCWLYKPDDYFDAAWRRDSGAGPVFINLIHDVDLLRHLCGEVVDVHALHSRHGRGFDVEETAGALLRFANGALATLSVTDTVPAPWSWELSARENPAYPATDGFCYLIGGKSGSLSLPDLNHWHYGEQPPSWWAPIQRTRYPIAFDEPLQRQIAHFSRVIRGDEAPLVSGREGLETLRVIERIKAAAAANEQQAPTNSQH
- a CDS encoding GntR family transcriptional regulator yields the protein MTVSGDTTGLSVAERAYTRLRDDVFTGVLAPGARLKLDQLKATYGVSITTLREVLGRLVMQGFVEAEGNRGFAVAPVSRTELREVGELRILLENHALRLAFAAGDVDWEARVLAAHHRLKHSEAAVIAGDDSQRLRWKRDDIAFHQALISACGSATLMHTYAQVFDRYLRYQMLALTSRGEGTANDHATLMQQALDRDIEGAQSTLSRHVAVGIEHAIDAGTLPDA